The following proteins come from a genomic window of Flavobacteriaceae bacterium MAR_2010_188:
- a CDS encoding coproporphyrinogen oxidase: MNYVMKDKFYNYILELQNKITLKLEAVDGKAKFKEDVWVREEGGGGRSRIIENGAVFEKGGVNISAVHGALPLSMQTYFNVKDADFFACGLSLVLHPNNPMVPTVHANWRYFEMYDTNGQIVDSWFGGGQDLTPYYLFEEDAKHFHQVCKDVCDEHDSSFHSLYKKQCDDYFWNAHRNEARGIGGLFFDYCKPKEDFSMEKWFNFVTAVGNSFLESYVPIVEKRKDQAYTREQKDWQEIRRGRYVEFNLVHDKGTLFGLKTNGRIESILMSLPPKVQWVYDHHPKQGSEEEKLTKVLGSPIDWIEN, from the coding sequence ATGAATTATGTTATGAAAGATAAATTCTATAATTACATACTAGAACTTCAAAATAAAATCACGTTAAAGCTTGAAGCCGTTGATGGCAAGGCCAAATTTAAGGAAGATGTTTGGGTTCGCGAAGAAGGAGGCGGCGGTAGAAGTAGGATAATAGAAAACGGAGCGGTTTTCGAAAAAGGCGGCGTTAATATTTCTGCGGTCCACGGTGCTTTACCGCTCTCGATGCAAACGTATTTTAATGTGAAGGATGCCGATTTCTTTGCTTGTGGACTTAGCTTGGTGCTCCACCCCAATAATCCGATGGTGCCGACAGTACACGCTAATTGGCGTTATTTTGAAATGTATGATACCAATGGACAAATCGTAGATAGCTGGTTTGGTGGCGGACAGGATTTAACACCTTATTACCTATTTGAAGAAGATGCTAAGCACTTTCACCAAGTTTGTAAAGATGTCTGTGATGAGCACGACAGCAGTTTTCATTCCTTATATAAGAAGCAATGCGACGATTACTTTTGGAACGCTCATCGCAATGAGGCCAGAGGTATCGGTGGATTATTTTTTGACTACTGTAAACCAAAAGAAGATTTTTCAATGGAAAAATGGTTTAATTTTGTGACTGCCGTAGGAAATTCATTCTTAGAAAGTTATGTGCCAATCGTTGAGAAAAGGAAAGATCAGGCATACACAAGAGAACAAAAAGATTGGCAAGAAATACGCCGTGGGCGTTATGTAGAGTTCAATCTTGTGCATGATAAAGGAACTTTGTTTGGTCTAAAGACCAATGGAAGGATTGAGAGTATATTAATGAGTTTACCTCCAAAGGTGCAATGGGTCTATGATCATCATCCAAAACAGGGGAGCGAAGAGGAAAAATTGACAAAAGTTCTTGGAAGTCCAATTGATTGGATTGAAAATTAG
- a CDS encoding methylated-DNA-[protein]-cysteine S-methyltransferase, with protein sequence MEVCYISTPLGIAKIIGDEAGISSIYMLDESIPVTEIIPPHLKDSATQLTEYFESSRKDFNLKLNPQGTDFQKTVWTELLRIPYGKTISYLELSKELGDVNAIRAVAAANGKNPLWIVVPCHRVIGSDGNLTGYAGGLPRKKALLELEGSITQMSLF encoded by the coding sequence ATGGAAGTGTGCTATATTTCCACACCCCTTGGAATCGCGAAGATTATTGGTGACGAAGCTGGGATTTCTTCCATTTATATGTTAGATGAATCAATTCCTGTTACCGAAATTATTCCTCCACATTTAAAAGATAGCGCTACTCAATTGACCGAATATTTTGAGAGCAGTAGAAAAGACTTCAATTTAAAATTAAACCCGCAGGGCACTGATTTCCAAAAAACCGTATGGACCGAGCTTTTACGTATTCCGTATGGCAAAACAATTTCGTATTTAGAACTTTCTAAAGAGCTGGGGGATGTAAATGCGATTAGAGCGGTTGCCGCTGCAAATGGTAAAAACCCATTATGGATTGTTGTTCCTTGTCACCGGGTGATTGGATCTGACGGAAATCTTACGGGATACGCCGGAGGTTTACCAAGAAAAAAGGCCCTTTTAGAACTTGAAGGTTCGATTACCCAAATGAGTTTGTTCTAA
- a CDS encoding CubicO group peptidase, beta-lactamase class C family, with translation MQIFKKIVITVLILFVVLISALYLTNTDYLLKAVRTIYLNGHTTAFLDDYQYFENHVVEDGEPQPWPIHKDYNSVNETETLNVLNAQNGSIAYMILKNDSIWFENYYDGYGKDSKTNSFSMAKSMISAMLGKAIMEGKIKSLDQKVGDFYPQYKDGLAGKLTVGDLSSMASGLQWDEAYSSPFSITTRAYFDKDLEGVMLDLPVVEEPGQSYKYLSGNTELLGMVIEKATGKTMSQYLSDSFWKPMGAEHEALWQIDSEEGQLEKAYCCVASNARDFARFGKLYKDYGKWNGKQLLDSAFIAKSITPRFKESPEYGYGWWLLNHLGKHFFMMRGHLGQYVMVEPDDNIIIIRLGHKSSKVDGQEDPFYADIYTYLEEGYKMLQMSDKALK, from the coding sequence ATGCAAATTTTTAAAAAGATTGTCATAACAGTCTTGATTCTCTTCGTTGTGCTAATCTCTGCGCTATACCTCACCAATACTGATTATTTGTTAAAAGCGGTGCGGACTATTTATCTCAATGGTCATACTACTGCATTTTTAGATGACTACCAATATTTTGAGAACCATGTCGTTGAAGACGGAGAACCTCAGCCATGGCCAATCCATAAAGATTATAATTCTGTAAACGAAACCGAAACTTTAAACGTACTAAATGCTCAAAATGGAAGCATTGCTTACATGATCCTTAAAAACGACAGTATTTGGTTCGAAAATTATTACGATGGCTACGGAAAGGATTCTAAAACAAATTCTTTCTCCATGGCAAAAAGCATGATTTCTGCGATGCTTGGCAAGGCAATTATGGAAGGAAAGATTAAAAGTTTAGACCAAAAGGTTGGTGACTTTTATCCACAATATAAAGACGGTTTGGCCGGAAAATTGACGGTAGGCGACCTTTCTTCTATGGCATCGGGGTTGCAATGGGACGAGGCTTACTCCTCGCCTTTTTCAATTACCACTCGGGCTTACTTTGATAAAGATCTAGAAGGCGTAATGCTAGACTTGCCTGTCGTTGAAGAACCGGGACAATCATATAAATATTTAAGTGGAAATACGGAACTTTTAGGAATGGTTATCGAAAAGGCAACCGGAAAAACCATGTCACAATATCTTAGCGATAGTTTTTGGAAGCCTATGGGCGCAGAACATGAAGCTTTATGGCAGATCGATAGTGAAGAAGGTCAATTAGAGAAGGCCTATTGCTGTGTTGCGAGTAACGCCCGTGACTTCGCTAGATTCGGAAAATTATACAAGGACTATGGAAAATGGAACGGTAAGCAACTTTTGGATTCCGCTTTTATTGCAAAATCCATTACCCCTAGATTTAAGGAAAGCCCAGAATATGGTTATGGTTGGTGGTTGCTAAATCACCTAGGAAAGCATTTCTTTATGATGCGCGGCCATTTGGGCCAATATGTTATGGTTGAACCAGATGATAATATCATCATCATTAGATTAGGACATAAATCATCGAAGGTAGATGGACAAGAAGACCCGTTTTATGCAGATATTTATACTTATCTTGAAGAAGGTTATAAAATGTTGCAGATGAGCGACAAAGCTTTAAAATAA
- a CDS encoding Hemolysin, contains CBS domains, translating into MGLLIFYALISIFFSFLCSILEAVLLSVTPTFINLKKKENKSYAANLEELKKDVDKPLIAILTLNTIAHTVGAILVGVQAENVFGDGGNEILIVSAVMTFLILVLSEIIPKTIGATYWRSMTNFTTKALKVLIFPLQYTGILWILQLATKLIGGTGHGSVLSRESFLAMTDMAHEEGVFQESESKVIKNLLNFKKILAKDIMTPRTMMTLVSEEETVSGFFNDNPELKFSRIPVYKDIEDNITGFVLKDDVYKEMAYDNDSKKLAEIKRDIIIIERNTPIPKLFERLVDSKNHLALVVDEYGSISGLVTQEDVIETLLGLEIMDESDNVADLQKQAKMNWENRSKKLGFSDSTNTNPEANKKL; encoded by the coding sequence ATGGGACTTCTAATATTTTACGCTTTAATATCCATTTTCTTTTCGTTTTTATGTTCAATTCTGGAAGCGGTTCTTCTAAGCGTCACTCCCACTTTTATTAATCTGAAAAAGAAGGAGAATAAAAGTTATGCAGCGAATCTTGAAGAACTTAAGAAAGATGTCGACAAACCACTGATTGCTATACTTACGTTAAATACTATTGCCCATACCGTTGGAGCCATTCTTGTGGGAGTGCAGGCAGAAAATGTATTTGGGGATGGTGGAAATGAAATATTGATCGTTTCGGCGGTTATGACTTTCCTGATATTGGTTCTTTCCGAGATTATCCCAAAAACTATTGGCGCGACTTATTGGAGGTCTATGACAAATTTTACCACAAAGGCATTAAAGGTTTTAATATTTCCATTGCAATACACGGGGATACTTTGGATTTTACAATTGGCAACGAAACTTATTGGCGGTACCGGCCACGGAAGTGTATTAAGCCGAGAAAGTTTTTTGGCCATGACCGATATGGCCCATGAAGAAGGCGTTTTTCAAGAATCCGAAAGCAAAGTCATTAAAAACTTATTGAACTTTAAAAAGATACTGGCCAAGGACATTATGACGCCTCGCACCATGATGACCCTTGTTTCTGAAGAGGAAACGGTTTCAGGATTTTTTAACGACAATCCCGAACTAAAATTTTCCAGAATTCCGGTTTATAAGGATATTGAAGACAATATTACTGGATTTGTATTAAAGGATGATGTCTATAAGGAAATGGCTTATGATAACGATTCTAAAAAGTTGGCCGAGATTAAGCGAGACATTATAATCATTGAAAGAAACACGCCTATACCAAAATTGTTTGAAAGATTGGTAGATAGTAAAAATCATCTTGCCCTTGTGGTTGATGAATATGGTTCAATAAGTGGACTTGTAACTCAGGAAGATGTTATTGAAACCCTGCTTGGCTTAGAAATTATGGACGAAAGTGATAATGTGGCAGATCTTCAAAAGCAAGCTAAAATGAATTGGGAAAATCGTTCGAAGAAATTAGGGTTTTCCGATTCAACTAACACCAATCCAGAAGCAAACAAGAAACTATAA
- a CDS encoding Por secretion system C-terminal sorting domain-containing protein, with protein sequence MRKNLLGSILSMIAIALISAVVFYQKNKSEVENSNQQSSLEEQRQTYQKYLENSPYKETIAWDKKTRKQHGLPPNKYFEQMWELSINPATGKLDDGKLAILREEIENQRQSQRTPGESTNPWEERGPNNVGGRTRVLMFDPNDSSNNTVYAGGVSGGLWKNTNISSSTSTWSRVSNVPGNLSVTSITVDPRNSKRWWVGTGEQYTAGDVVGNGVYVTNDGGNSWSAVNIPAAGPGTMTYGLSTLFLSGIYYVNDIVAWDNGSTTELYVAVGSHVYGDSSDPTNWLGLQSAGLYRSANGGSSWSRIESANMRYTSGSTNYYYIPNDIEVSANNTLWMGTIKSGFGQGGGRVYSSTNGSTWNEAAASPLSDSNRVELECSATNPNKIYALTQGVSMPVHIYSTTNGFGSVSTVNMPNDADSGISAVDFTRGQSFYNLVIEADPANDNVVYVGGINLFKSSNSGSSWSQISHWYGGFGYQSVHADQHAMAFGNNSSSKMLYGNDGGVYYSGNAGGTIGVRNRGYNVTQFVKAGIGPDGPGDVDGIFTAGAQDNGTQAFRNASDGINSSEVLSDGDGFYTFVDKDGQYMISTYVYNIIYRFTLPWNGQGRQQGAATSLSNSQSTGDFVNSMGYDSDANRLLSNNSSGSSYSILSINVEANTNGVLSSSSLTSKPTAFRASPYSNNTWYVGTENGSLLKLTNVANGSANFTNITTPFVGSVSSVRFGKTESELIVTMHNYGVNNVWYSNNGGSSWSNKEGNLPNLPVRDFLLNPLNENEAILATQLGVWRTSNFNDTTPSWSQAYNGMSDVSVTSFDYWNVSGDHTNNKIIASTYGRGVFTGKFTGNTISDTQAPSAPANLSVSSVTQSSLKLNWSASTDNSGVTGYEVYQNSNMITTTTSTNFDVTGLQSNTPYSYYIIAKDAAGNKSEKSNNVSATTSGTDIAAPSAPTTLSVSNITINSLRLNWSASTDNIGVTGYEVYQNSTLISTTTSTYINLSGLISNSAYSYYIIAKDAAGNKSNKSNTVNITTLSVDSIAPSSPSNLTASNITTNSANLSWYSANDNVGVTGYNVYRNGVLIANITGTTYQVSGLSSQTTYIFTVKATDAAGNLSDASNSVDVTTDGGGSITQSYCTSNSNNINDEYISRVQLNTLDNSSGAKAYSDFTDVSTELLIGSSYSITITPTWSGTVYSEAYNVWIDYNHDGDFTDYSESVYTFSASTNSVVSGSFSIPTSAIQGTTRMRISMKYNSNASPCETFTYGEVEDYTIIIGGQGADQAALSPPRNLMANNTTQTATSLTWDAPTDNSAVTGYEVYRGSTRIATLTGRGYNVSGLTPSTSYSFKVLAFDASGNKSGYSNSANVTTLSASDTQAPTAPTYLRASNITENSANLTWNASSDNIGVAGYVVYKNGNQIGYTSSTSFPVTGLNAGTGYYFVVKAKDGAGNLSSASNQVNITTDSITSSCNDGIKNGDEAGVDCGGTSCVPCQTSGPDILHEGFFETGMDNWEDGGSDCYRMYTTASYEGMYSIRLRDDSGLGSSMTLSNLNLEPYNEVEFEFYFYINGMDYGENFFLSYYNGSSWSVIGKYVVGTNFNNNTFYSAAVTLSASQVNFSNNSGFRIECDASENYDQVFIDQVTVAGYYGMAPLKTGIAEHGTRPMKDDWNSKEDFKVYPNPVSGSIVNVVLPGNLSTDYRIINMMGQTVSQGHTDKEVNVSELQTGLYFIEVNDGDETMTKKFVRN encoded by the coding sequence AGAAGAAATAGAAAATCAAAGACAATCTCAAAGAACTCCAGGAGAATCTACAAATCCTTGGGAAGAAAGAGGTCCAAATAACGTAGGTGGCCGTACTAGGGTTTTAATGTTCGACCCTAATGATTCTTCAAACAATACTGTATATGCCGGTGGTGTAAGCGGTGGTCTTTGGAAAAATACCAATATTAGCAGCAGCACCTCTACTTGGTCTAGGGTTAGCAACGTTCCAGGAAACCTTTCGGTAACATCAATTACAGTCGATCCAAGAAATAGCAAAAGATGGTGGGTAGGTACTGGAGAGCAATACACTGCGGGTGATGTTGTAGGTAACGGTGTTTACGTTACTAATGATGGTGGAAATTCTTGGTCTGCAGTCAATATCCCAGCAGCTGGTCCTGGCACCATGACTTATGGCCTAAGTACTCTATTTCTTTCTGGCATATATTATGTCAACGATATTGTAGCCTGGGACAATGGTTCTACTACAGAATTATATGTAGCGGTCGGATCTCATGTTTATGGTGATTCCTCTGATCCTACCAACTGGTTAGGATTGCAATCGGCGGGTCTTTATCGATCAGCTAATGGTGGTTCTAGTTGGTCTAGAATCGAATCTGCAAATATGAGATATACTTCAGGTAGCACCAATTACTATTATATCCCAAATGATATTGAAGTAAGCGCAAATAATACCTTATGGATGGGAACCATCAAATCTGGTTTTGGTCAAGGAGGCGGACGCGTTTATAGTTCTACAAACGGTAGCACGTGGAATGAGGCAGCAGCTTCTCCTTTAAGTGATTCCAATAGAGTAGAATTAGAATGTTCTGCAACCAATCCAAATAAGATTTATGCTCTTACTCAAGGTGTTTCTATGCCAGTACATATTTATAGTACCACCAATGGTTTCGGAAGCGTTTCTACAGTAAATATGCCTAACGACGCAGATTCTGGAATTTCTGCCGTGGATTTTACAAGAGGGCAATCTTTTTATAACCTAGTAATTGAGGCTGACCCAGCAAACGATAATGTCGTATATGTTGGTGGTATTAATTTGTTTAAATCTAGCAACAGCGGTTCATCTTGGTCACAGATTTCTCATTGGTATGGCGGCTTTGGTTACCAAAGTGTTCATGCTGATCAGCATGCTATGGCATTTGGAAATAATTCTTCCTCTAAAATGCTTTACGGGAATGACGGAGGCGTCTATTATTCTGGCAATGCAGGTGGTACTATCGGTGTTAGAAATAGAGGTTATAATGTTACTCAATTTGTAAAGGCAGGGATTGGACCTGACGGACCGGGGGATGTCGATGGGATATTTACCGCAGGCGCTCAAGATAACGGTACCCAAGCGTTTAGAAATGCTAGTGATGGTATAAATAGTTCTGAAGTACTTTCGGACGGAGATGGTTTTTACACCTTCGTAGATAAAGATGGTCAGTATATGATTTCTACTTATGTCTATAACATAATCTATAGATTTACACTTCCTTGGAACGGTCAAGGTCGTCAGCAAGGTGCCGCTACCTCTTTATCTAACTCCCAATCTACCGGAGACTTTGTAAACTCTATGGGCTATGATAGTGATGCCAATCGATTGTTGTCTAACAATAGTTCGGGATCATCCTATTCTATATTAAGCATTAATGTTGAGGCAAATACTAATGGAGTTCTTAGTAGTAGCAGTTTAACTTCTAAGCCAACCGCATTTAGGGCATCACCTTATAGTAACAATACTTGGTATGTAGGGACCGAAAATGGAAGTCTTTTAAAATTGACTAACGTTGCCAATGGTTCTGCAAATTTCACAAATATCACTACCCCATTTGTGGGATCTGTTTCATCCGTAAGATTTGGAAAGACAGAAAGTGAATTGATTGTTACGATGCATAATTACGGCGTCAATAATGTGTGGTATTCTAACAATGGCGGGTCTAGTTGGAGCAATAAAGAAGGTAATCTGCCGAACTTACCGGTACGGGATTTTCTTTTGAATCCTTTAAATGAAAATGAAGCCATTTTAGCTACCCAACTAGGTGTTTGGAGAACTTCTAATTTCAATGACACCACTCCAAGCTGGAGCCAAGCTTATAATGGAATGAGCGATGTGAGCGTAACTTCATTTGATTATTGGAACGTTAGTGGTGATCATACCAATAACAAGATAATTGCATCTACCTATGGAAGGGGAGTATTCACCGGAAAATTTACTGGAAATACTATTTCTGATACTCAAGCGCCATCGGCACCAGCGAATCTGTCAGTATCGTCAGTTACCCAAAGTTCTCTAAAATTGAACTGGTCTGCATCGACAGATAATTCTGGGGTCACTGGATATGAAGTTTATCAAAATTCAAATATGATAACCACCACAACGTCTACAAATTTTGACGTAACCGGATTGCAATCAAATACTCCTTATTCCTATTATATTATAGCTAAGGACGCAGCGGGCAATAAGTCTGAAAAGAGCAATAACGTAAGTGCGACGACTTCAGGAACAGATATTGCTGCTCCTTCAGCTCCGACAACTTTATCAGTTTCGAACATTACTATTAATAGCTTAAGACTTAATTGGTCTGCGTCTACGGATAATATAGGAGTAACTGGTTATGAAGTTTACCAGAATTCAACTTTAATATCTACTACAACTTCAACCTATATAAATCTTTCAGGATTAATATCTAATTCGGCGTATTCATATTACATCATTGCAAAGGATGCGGCAGGTAATAAATCTAACAAAAGTAATACTGTAAATATTACCACATTGTCGGTAGATAGTATTGCACCGTCATCACCATCTAATCTTACTGCTTCTAATATCACGACCAATAGTGCCAATCTTTCATGGTATTCAGCAAATGACAATGTTGGGGTAACTGGATATAATGTTTACCGAAATGGTGTACTAATAGCTAACATAACCGGAACAACCTACCAAGTTTCTGGCTTGAGCTCCCAAACCACCTATATATTTACGGTAAAGGCAACAGATGCTGCGGGGAATTTATCTGATGCCAGTAATTCTGTTGATGTTACTACGGATGGCGGCGGTAGCATCACCCAAAGCTATTGTACCTCTAACAGTAATAACATTAATGACGAATATATTAGTAGAGTGCAGCTAAACACCTTAGATAATTCTTCTGGGGCTAAGGCATATTCAGATTTTACGGATGTATCTACGGAACTCTTAATTGGTTCTAGTTATTCTATTACAATCACACCTACTTGGAGTGGAACTGTATATTCGGAAGCATATAATGTTTGGATAGATTACAATCATGATGGTGACTTTACCGATTATAGTGAAAGTGTGTATACTTTTTCAGCTTCAACCAATAGTGTGGTAAGCGGAAGTTTTAGTATTCCTACAAGCGCAATCCAAGGAACAACTAGAATGCGTATTTCGATGAAATATAATTCTAATGCATCGCCTTGTGAAACCTTTACTTACGGAGAAGTAGAAGATTATACCATTATCATTGGCGGACAAGGAGCTGACCAAGCAGCTTTATCGCCACCGAGAAATCTTATGGCTAACAATACAACTCAAACGGCTACTAGCTTAACTTGGGATGCGCCAACCGATAATTCGGCTGTAACTGGTTATGAAGTTTATAGAGGTTCAACTAGAATTGCCACATTAACCGGAAGAGGTTATAATGTCTCTGGCTTAACCCCTAGTACTTCGTATTCATTCAAAGTTTTGGCTTTCGACGCCTCTGGAAATAAATCCGGATACAGTAATTCTGCCAATGTCACAACCTTAAGTGCTTCCGATACTCAGGCGCCAACCGCCCCAACTTATCTTAGAGCTTCTAATATAACTGAGAATTCTGCAAATTTAACCTGGAATGCTTCCTCCGATAATATTGGAGTGGCCGGCTATGTTGTTTACAAAAATGGTAATCAGATCGGGTATACTTCATCTACCTCATTTCCTGTTACTGGATTAAATGCTGGTACAGGATATTATTTTGTAGTTAAAGCTAAAGATGGAGCGGGAAATTTGTCCTCAGCTAGTAATCAAGTTAACATCACTACAGATTCAATAACATCTAGCTGTAATGATGGGATTAAGAATGGTGACGAAGCTGGAGTAGATTGTGGAGGAACATCATGTGTGCCTTGTCAAACATCTGGTCCTGATATTTTACATGAAGGATTTTTCGAAACAGGCATGGACAATTGGGAAGACGGAGGAAGTGATTGTTACAGAATGTATACAACAGCTTCTTACGAAGGAATGTATTCTATTAGACTAAGAGATGATTCTGGTCTTGGTTCGTCTATGACTTTATCTAACCTAAATCTTGAACCTTATAACGAAGTAGAATTTGAATTCTATTTCTATATTAACGGAATGGATTACGGTGAGAACTTTTTCCTAAGTTATTACAATGGTTCATCTTGGTCTGTAATAGGCAAGTATGTGGTTGGTACAAATTTCAACAACAACACTTTTTACTCTGCCGCGGTAACATTATCTGCTTCCCAGGTTAATTTCTCTAACAATTCTGGCTTCAGGATTGAGTGCGATGCTTCAGAAAATTATGATCAAGTATTTATTGATCAGGTGACCGTTGCTGGTTATTATGGAATGGCACCACTTAAAACTGGTATCGCAGAACATGGAACTAGACCTATGAAAGACGACTGGAATTCTAAGGAAGACTTTAAAGTTTACCCGAACCCAGTTAGCGGTAGCATTGTAAATGTAGTTCTACCAGGAAATCTTTCAACGGATTATAGGATCATTAATATGATGGGTCAAACGGTAAGTCAAGGTCATACCGATAAGGAAGTGAACGTTTCAGAATTACAAACTGGACTTTACTTTATTGAGGTTAATGACGGAGATGAGACCATGACCAAGAAGTTTGTAAGGAACTAA
- a CDS encoding porphobilinogen synthase produces the protein MFPLSRNRRLRVNENLRSLVRETYLSPNDFLVPLFIVEGKNKKEEIPSMPGYYRFSLDLLKKEVKELQKMGLKSVLLFVKVPDELKDNKGTEALNKHGLMQRAIRMIKDSCPEMIVITDVALDPYSSFGHDGVVHDGIILNDETNAILAEMSLSHARAGADFVAPSDMMDGRIFEIRSLLEDEGFIDTGIMSYSAKYASSFYGPFRDALDSTPGFGDKKSYQMDPANRSEAIKETLMDIDEGADIVMIKPGLCYLDIVREIKNTVSVPVAVYQVSGEYSMLKAASEKGWLNHDAVMMEQLIAIKRAGADIIASYFAKEAVALLNK, from the coding sequence ATGTTCCCACTCAGCAGAAACAGAAGATTAAGAGTAAACGAAAATCTACGCTCATTGGTTAGAGAAACCTATCTATCTCCTAACGATTTTTTGGTCCCTTTGTTTATTGTTGAAGGAAAAAATAAAAAGGAAGAAATTCCATCAATGCCCGGTTATTATAGATTTAGTCTAGACCTCCTTAAAAAAGAGGTAAAAGAACTGCAGAAAATGGGTTTAAAATCTGTGCTTTTATTTGTAAAAGTTCCAGATGAATTGAAGGATAACAAAGGTACCGAAGCTTTAAATAAACACGGCCTTATGCAGCGCGCCATAAGAATGATTAAGGACAGCTGCCCAGAAATGATTGTGATAACAGATGTGGCTCTAGACCCGTATTCGTCTTTCGGACACGACGGTGTGGTACATGACGGCATTATATTAAATGATGAGACCAATGCAATTTTGGCCGAAATGAGTCTTTCTCACGCCAGAGCCGGAGCCGATTTTGTCGCACCTAGCGATATGATGGACGGACGGATTTTTGAGATACGTTCTCTCTTGGAAGATGAAGGTTTTATCGACACTGGCATCATGAGCTATTCGGCAAAATACGCTTCCAGTTTTTACGGACCATTTAGGGATGCCCTAGATTCTACGCCAGGCTTTGGCGATAAGAAAAGCTACCAAATGGACCCTGCAAATAGATCTGAAGCCATAAAAGAAACCTTGATGGATATTGATGAAGGCGCAGATATTGTTATGATTAAGCCCGGACTTTGCTATTTGGATATCGTTAGGGAAATAAAAAATACGGTGAGCGTTCCAGTAGCAGTTTATCAAGTTAGTGGTGAATATTCTATGTTGAAAGCGGCGTCGGAAAAAGGTTGGTTAAACCATGACGCAGTGATGATGGAGCAGCTCATTGCGATTAAGAGAGCCGGTGCCGATATCATTGCAAGTTACTTTGCAAAAGAAGCAGTTGCTTTACTGAATAAATAA
- a CDS encoding ribosomal-protein-alanine N-acetyltransferase codes for MIRNGKRFQQYLPKTLSQNLSEESSKKYIKEKNLEIENLEVFTLAIKDIQQKMIAGLIILKEIDQTEKSGEFAYCIGKEFEGQGWVTKSIRAFSEFAFTKLKLLTLHIIIHRNNKASIKVAENSGFEWKRTLYNEFTPITKVPMDMELYELCYER; via the coding sequence ATGATCAGAAACGGAAAACGTTTTCAACAATATCTGCCTAAAACATTATCACAGAACCTTTCAGAAGAATCTTCAAAGAAATATATCAAAGAGAAAAATCTCGAAATTGAGAACTTAGAAGTTTTCACCTTAGCGATTAAGGACATTCAACAAAAAATGATAGCTGGTCTGATAATCTTAAAGGAAATAGACCAGACGGAGAAGTCGGGAGAATTCGCTTATTGCATAGGTAAAGAGTTTGAAGGACAAGGCTGGGTCACCAAAAGCATCAGGGCATTTTCAGAATTCGCCTTTACTAAATTGAAACTTTTAACTCTTCATATCATCATTCACAGAAACAATAAAGCGAGTATAAAGGTTGCTGAAAATTCTGGATTTGAATGGAAGCGTACCCTGTATAACGAATTTACGCCGATTACCAAAGTGCCAATGGATATGGAACTATATGAATTATGTTATGAAAGATAA